A genome region from Littorina saxatilis isolate snail1 linkage group LG16, US_GU_Lsax_2.0, whole genome shotgun sequence includes the following:
- the LOC138950290 gene encoding uncharacterized protein, producing the protein MELRSGRVLDDSAIMASRTESSSDRIARWRSFAEELGVKSTSIPEFIAERMTREDAEQARLELEGKAYQDKLEVARRETDERVKYVQAQRETDEKAAEEKLRQEREEHDLRMQLLQRESESKRVKRGSRDGADNDGDSSGEEESSDLRGFRPSIPMFDESKENIATWLKRFERVATLYKWKRNTWATRVSTRLSGRAVEVYNTLDDDSADDYDGLKVALLGRYQLTAETYRRRLRTCKRKEHETFRQFGARIEENLTKWHELSEITELKQLVLLEQFLQTLSADMAAYVKEKKPQTLAEAVKSAEIHFEAHRDSKKFFQHDRDQGGKAGVGEKQKSGDNSVGTSGRKCFICESPKHLARDCPKKSKSTGAVNSGPEKSLPPVSVPTLCTPCSQQDYDPRCLVVVDGVAVEGLRDTGSQVCVVKSSLVSRSQFTGQDLEVSMAEKDIKRRYPVIKVQVECPFYTGEVEAIVMDTPVADFIVGNHARLGDSIVLPVYAVSKVVSVVTRAQAAAEGKKSTLLHVAAPGLETVTPEQLHDLQRNDSTLKSCREAADRRDVRTSGHSGEVGFVWKKKILYREYRGGGSVYTQVVVPQQLRLGVIKLAHEPPMGGHMGVQRTRDRVWQQFFWPGMCADIRRFVLSCDQCQKVSHKPQKVPLGKMPLIDTPFERVAIDLVGPIIPASESGNRYILVFVDYATRYPEAIPLKSIEAVKVAEAMWAVWTRVGIPSEILTDRGTQFMSEVMKEVERLLAIKGLATTPYHAQGNGLVERYNGTLKTMLRKLAQEKPKQWDRYIPALLFAYREVPQESLGFSPFELLYGRTVRGPMSVLRNLWTEEQVDEQVRTTSEYVVDLRNRIEETCKLARQNLSAAAQKHAEVFNRKTVRRQFQPGDKVLLLLPQKKNKLQLCWQGPFDVLEKKGESDYRIRIYGREKLYHANLLKLYRDRQGRQGQPVVGFELTEIRGDLFSCEPDDAMAHCVSEDLEMGKGIAVRFKQSFGKVDQLRAQNKKVGEVAVLQVGASYVYYMITKKRYFHKPSYKTLRSSMEAMRDHCKQNNVASLAMPQIGCGLDELNWSVVREMIKEVFKNTGITVKIYIFGG; encoded by the coding sequence ATGGAACTTCGTTCTGGTCGTGTTCTTGATGATAGTGCTATCATGGCGTCTAGGACAGAAAGTAGTTCGGATAGGATTGCTAGGTGGCGTTCATTTGCTGAGGAGCTAGGTGTTAAATCTACCAGTATTCCTGAGTTTATTGCCGAGCGAATGACCCGTGAAGATGCGGAACAGGCTAGACTAGAGCTGGAAGGGAAAGCTTATCAGGACAAGCTAGAAGTAGCGCGTCGAGAGACTGATGAGAGAGTTAAGTATGTTCAAGCTCAGCGGGAGACTGATGAGAAAGCCGCGGAAGAAAAACTAAGGCAGGAAAGAGAAGAGCATGACCTTCGCATGCAACTCCTGCAGAGAGAGTCGGAAAGTAAGAGGGTGAAGAGAGGAAGTAGGGATGGAGCTGATAATGATGGAGATTCATCAGGTGAAGAAGAGTCTAGTGACCTTCGTGGTTTTCGGCCTTCCATACCGATGTTTGATGAGAGCAAAGAAAACATAGCTACTTGGTTGAAAAGGTTTGAGAGAGTCGCTACCTTGTACAAGTGGAAGAGAAATACGTGGGCAACTAGGGTCTCGACTAGGTTGTCGGGTAGGGCTGTAGAAGTGTACAACACTCTGGATGATGATAGCGCAGACGACTATGACGGTTTGAAGGTCGCGTTGTTAGGCCGCTATCAGCTCACAGCCGAAACCTACCGCCGTCGTCTCAGAACCTGCAAGAGAAAAGAACATGAAACGTTCAGACAGTTCGGTGCTCGCATTGAAGAGAATTTGACTAAGTGGCATGAGCTTTCCGAGATCACAGAACTGAAACAGTTGGTTTTGCTTGAACAGTTCTTGCAGACCCTGAGCGCGGACATGGCCGCGTACGTTAAGGAGAAAAAACCTCAGACGTTAGCCGAAGCAGTTAAATCCGCTGAGATTCATTTTGAAGCACACCGTGACAGTAAGAAGTTTTTTCAGCATGATCGTGATCAGGGGGGAAAGGCTGGCGTTGGTGAAAAGCAGAAAAGTGGAGATAACTCAGTTGGTACATCCGGTAGGAAGTGTTTCATCTGTGAGTCCCCCAAACATTTGGCTAGAGATTGCCCCAAGAAGAGCAAGTCGACGGGAGCGGTGAATAGTGGTCCTGAGAAGTCTTTACCGCCCGTCAGTGTACCCACTTTGTGTACTCCCTGTAGCCAGCAAGACTACGACCCGAGATGCCTGGTTGTAGTGGATGGTGTTGCAGTGGAGGGGTTGCGTGATACTGGATCTCAGGTTTGTGTCGTGAAGAGTTCATTAGTTTCAAGGTCTCAGTTCACAGGACAGGATCTTGAGGTTTCTATGGCTGAGAAAGACATCAAGAGGCGCTATCCAGTGATTAAGGTTCAGGTTGAATGTCCTTTCTACACTGGTGAGGTTGAGGCTATCGTCATGGATACACCTGTTGCTGATTTCATTGTAGGTAATCACGCCCGGCTGGGTGACTCGATTGTTCTTCCAGTGTACGCTGTGTCCAAGGTTGTGTCAGTTGTCACTCGTGCTCAGGCTGCCGCTGAAGGGAAGAAGTCGACTTTGTTACATGTTGCTGCTCCAGGGCTAGAAACAGTCACCCCTGAGCAGTTGCATGACCTTCAGCGGAATGATTCGACTTTGAAGAGTTGTCGTGAGGCGGCAGATCGCCGAGACGTCAGAACGTCTGGTCACTCCGGTGAAGTTGGGtttgtttggaagaagaagattctgTACCGTGAGTATCGCGGTGGTGGTAGCGTCTATACTCAGGTTGTTGTTCCCCAGCAGTTGAGGTTAGGTGTTATCAAGTTGGCCCATGAACCGCCTATGGGAGGTCACATGGGTGTCCAGAGGACACGTGATCGAGTTTGGCAGCAGTTCTTTTGGCCAGGTATGTGCGCAGACATACGTCGCTTTGTGTTGTCTTGCGATCAGTGTCAGAAGGTTTCTCATAAGCCACAGAAGGTACCGTTAGGTAAGATGCCTCTCATCGATACGCCGTTTGAGCGGGTGGCGATCGATCTGGTGGGTCCCATCATCCCTGCTTCTGAGTCTGGTAACCGGTACATTTTGGTGtttgtggactacgctactcggtaCCCGGAAGCCATTCCCTTGAAGTCGATTGAGGCTGTGAAGGTTGCAGAAGCGATGTGGGCAGTCTGGACTCGAGTAGGAATTCCCTCAGAGATTTTGACAGACCGTGGTACTCAGTTCATGTCCGAGGTGATGAAAGAGGTGGAGCGTTTGCTGGCCATCAAGGGTTTAGCGACTACTCCGTACCATGCGCAAGGAAACGGATTGGTGGAACGGTACAACGGAACACTCAAGACCATGCTACGCAAGCTTGCTCAAGAGAAACCGAAGCAGTGGGATCGCTACATTCCTGCACTCCTCTTCGCTTATCGTGAAGTTCCACAGGAGAGTCTGGGATTCTCTCCCTTTGAGCTTCTATACGGCAGGACAGTGCGAGGACCCATGTCTGTTCTTCGCAACCTATGGACGGAGGAGCAAGTCGATGAACAAGTTCGTACGACTTCTGAGTATGTGGTTGACTTGAGGAACCGGATTGAGGAAACCTGCAAACTGGCGCGTCAGAATCTGTCAGCTGCTGCACAGAAACACGCGGAGGTGTTCAACCGGAAGACAGTGCGAAGACAGTTCCAGCCTGGAGACAAGGTTTTGTTGCTGCtgccgcagaagaagaacaagctgCAGTTGTGTTGGCAGGGACCGTTCgacgttttggagaagaaaggCGAGTCAGACTACAGGATTCGGATCTACGGGCGTGAGAAGCTGTACCACGCCAATCTTCTCAAGttgtacagagacagacaagggcGACAGGGTCAACCTGTTGTGGGGTTTGAGCTAACAGAGATCAGAGGCGACCTTTTCAGCTGTGAACCTGATGATGCTATGGCCCACTGCGTCAGTGAAGATCTTGAGATGGGAAAAGGCATTGCCGTTCGCTTCAAGCAATCGTTTGGAAAAGTTGATCAACTTAGAGCACAAAACAAGAAGGTGGGAGAGGTAGCTGTACTACAGGTAGGTGCTTCCTACGTTTACTACATGATCACCAAGAAACGCTACTTTCACAAACCCTCCTACAAAACGCTGCGGTCCTCCATGGAAGCTATGAGGGACCACTGCAAGCAGAACAATGTCGCTTCCCTGGCCATGCCGCAGATCGGATGTGGATTGGACGAGCTGAACTGGAGCGTCGTCCGTGAGATGATCAAGGAAGTCTTCAAGAACACAGGCATAACTGTTAAAATCTACATCTTCGGTGGCTAA